A stretch of DNA from Saccharomycodes ludwigii strain NBRC 1722 chromosome I, whole genome shotgun sequence:
AATCTCGGATAAAATTACTATCTAGATTTATTAATCTTATAATTACTTCTCTCACTCTGGTCTATTCCATCTTTGATTGCCTACTAaacatattattatccaaGAAGAATCTGAAAATCTAAGCataaaagtttattaacattattactttatttccaaaattgTCCTTTATAACATATTTACTGTCCCTGGACGtactggaaaaaaaaaaaaaaaaaaaaaaattaccaattgattcaaattaaaaggaacaaaataaaaggacCTTGCAATAAACAGAACCTGTCCCTCTTAAAATGAGATCTGACccaagaaaattttttaccactagaaatgaaaaaagaagaggtACCAATATTTATGTAAAGCatgattttaatataagTAGATTATTGGGCGATCCATTTGCCGTTTCCTCTTTAAGTATTGCACTGATTTCATGGATTATAGCATTAGTAGGTTCTATAACATCTGCAGCAGCATCAGAAATATTCCCCAAATTTACTTGGTGGGGGTTAGTTTATCAATTTATAAtacttgtttttttgtttttcttttattgcTTCGATGTtgttgattattataaaaattttttggcTTCCTCATTAGCAGTAGCTTTTCTTTATAACACAAACAGTACCACAAATTTGATATATTCTGATGGTTCCAAAAAAGCAGCCGCCTCTGCTGGGTGTGTTTTGTTATCTATGATTGACTTGATCTGgatcttttattttggtgCTGATAATGGTTCTCCAAGTAACAGATGGATcgattctttttctttaagtGGCACAAGACCTTCCATCGTGGAACAATCTACACTACAAGCTTCCTCCTACCCTTATAAGGATAATGATATCAATAATAGAGCCCCTTATAATTCTGTTCCCTCAAATGATGATGTAGGATCATACAACAATGGATTCGCTAGATCAGGTACCAATAGTCGacataataatagaaattaTATAAGCCGTCCACAAAGCACAATGAATAACTCTCAAAAACAGATATATCCATCAGGTCATTATGTTTCTTCCACAGCATTAAACGGTTTAGAAACTGTGGATTTACATTCAAAGCAAAATACTAATTCTCAAAATTATACAACAGGATCAAATACTGGTGAAAATACTAATCCTCATAGTCAGAGTGGTCTTAATGCCCATACTATAATAGAAGAAGGAAACGATCACGATTCTAATGTTCAAAATGATAACCCTACTGATAAAAATCAGAAAAATAGAAAGGAAAATGAGATACAAGAACCACTGAATAATACTTTAACAagattaaataaatataatccTACATCACCtaatacaaataacaataatggtcCTATTAACACCCGTACAAATAAAGCCAAATCTTATGTTACTGACTCTACTATGAGTGATAGCCTGGGTCTGTACAGTGATATGGGTGATGAATTTGCCCAATTTCCATATAAAGCAAGGGCTTTGTATTCCTATGAAGCAGATGAATCCGATGCCTATGAAATTTCATTTGAACAAGGTGAAATCTTAAAAGTTGGTGATATTGAAGGAAGATGGTGGAAAGCCAAGAGATTGAACGGAAGTACTGGTATTATACCAAGTAATTATGTTGAGTTGATACAagaatgattttatttttatcttcatccatattaaagatgaaaaaaaaatttaaaaaaaaaaaaaaaaaaaaaaaaaaaaaaaaaaaaaagcttttataaattatctatgtgtaaataaaaacatttgtAATCATTTTCTCCTtcttatattatatttgtttaaaacAACCGGATAATACccattttttgtaaatagcCTGTTTCAATAAAATGGTGACCAACCCATATAAATTACAGATAGCCTTGAAGGATCTGTGGCTTGTTGTATTAAACCTTGTACCGTAGCCTCTACGCTTAATCCATTCCCATTTAATTTCTCTTCAACACATTTTAAAGCCCTTACAGCTTCCCCATTTTCCTTGCTCTTATTCTTGTTCGGACCAGTGGCattgatattgttattatctttCGTGGATTGAGAACGGCTCCCGCCCATAGTACTTCCAGCCTCCTTTTCCATTTCATCCACATCCTCATCATCCATGATATTAGtttgtaactttttttttttcaagggTGACATTGTCCAAGAATATAAAGGATCCCacttcaaaatatttaatacgCACATTACCTTTTCAGACTCTTTTCTCAATACAGAATATACATATTCGCAGTTCTTCCTAAATACACCCTCTATTCCACTAACACCAAATGCATCGACAATATCTCTCGTTAATCTAAATGGAACCAATTCCGGAATAGGCAATAGTCTTCCCTGGTCAAATGCAACCCCCAAATCAATATGCAAAAATTCACCAGTATCCTTATTGACCAGAATATTATTCAAATGTCTGTCACCCAGTCCAACTATAAATCCAACAATAGAAGTAGTGACCACGctctttatatatctatacTTGATTTCTAACCACTTTTCCGGGTCCATATAGTTAGCAAAGAAATATTGTCTAAACTTCGGCGTGATCATAGTCTCTATCTTTTCGTAAACTATTAATCTTTCATGTTGCGATTTATTTTGTGCTGCCTTCATTGTTCTTCGTGCTTTGTCAAAGGACATCTTATCGTCCATGTGCAATTTAATCAATATTTCATGTAATGATTTAGAATTCGATACAAATTCAATAATGCCAGCCTGTGGACCTAACGGAATAACTTCATACGTTTTCATCCTTAGATGATGCTTGCTAGtttccttatttttatttaagaTTTGATTAACTTGTTTGAAAACCTGCTCCATAATAGCATCTTGTCTTAAATCATCATTACTGCCTTTTAGTAAAACCTTATGAACAGTACCATCAGACAACGTAAACGTCATAATTTTGGGCATTGATAAGCCAGATTGGGAAATTTCAACTTTGTTTTCGACTTTAACTATATAAGGCCGACGCACAGATCTACCATCGCTTGAGCTCAAAATCGGGAATTGAACAGTTGGTAGtggaaatttaaaattaattaattcgTCCAACCAAAAGTGACCTATTTTCATTGAATTTAAATCAATGTTTTTAACAGTACGTGCAAACTTCATATTTGCTAACTCAACACACATTGtcgaaaaatatttaacgGGCTGAATATATTTCTGTCCAAATTTTCCATCCTCAAAATGTTCtaaattttgtaaaatattattagccGCCATGATTTTGCAATTAATAGAATCATCCAAATGAGTAACATTAGTACCATTATCACTACCGCCATGTCcattataaaatttcaaatttattaaagcaTACATTGATTCATATGGCAGTTTAAATATAACCCTTTTCAATGTTTTTTGTAAAGCTACTTGGAAATGTGTAGATTCCAAATCTAGTTTGGCCACCATTTGATTTATCCAAGGTAAAAACTTAAAACTGGGAATAGAACTGATCTCTTCtaaaagatttttattaatttcaacATTTTCAGAGTTCCCAAACCAAACACCACAAAATTTGTCCA
This window harbors:
- the SHO1 gene encoding osmosensor SHO1 (similar to Saccharomyces cerevisiae YER118C | SHO1 | Synthetic High Osmolarity-sensitive) — its product is MRSDPRKFFTTRNEKRRGTNIYVKHDFNISRLLGDPFAVSSLSIALISWIIALVGSITSAAASEIFPKFTWWGLVYQFIILVFLFFFYCFDVVDYYKNFLASSLAVAFLYNTNSTTNLIYSDGSKKAAASAGCVLLSMIDLIWIFYFGADNGSPSNRWIDSFSLSGTRPSIVEQSTLQASSYPYKDNDINNRAPYNSVPSNDDVGSYNNGFARSGTNSRHNNRNYISRPQSTMNNSQKQIYPSGHYVSSTALNGLETVDLHSKQNTNSQNYTTGSNTGENTNPHSQSGLNAHTIIEEGNDHDSNVQNDNPTDKNQKNRKENEIQEPLNNTLTRLNKYNPTSPNTNNNNGPINTRTNKAKSYVTDSTMSDSLGLYSDMGDEFAQFPYKARALYSYEADESDAYEISFEQGEILKVGDIEGRWWKAKRLNGSTGIIPSNYVELIQE